Proteins from one Dromiciops gliroides isolate mDroGli1 chromosome 6, mDroGli1.pri, whole genome shotgun sequence genomic window:
- the ITPA gene encoding inosine triphosphate pyrophosphatase, translating into MAASLAGKKVVFVTGNAKKLEEVVQILGDKFPCHLVPQKIDLPEYQGEPDEISIQKCREAARQVQGPVLVEDTCLCFNALGGLPGPYIKWFLKKLKPEGLYQLLAGFEDKSAYALCTFALSTGRPEDPVQLFRGQTFGQIVEPRGCRDFGWDPCFQPDGYDQTYAELPKAVKNTISHRFRALHELQNYFLQPGSPRVEDGVPQRGEGEGAA; encoded by the exons ATGGCGGCGTCGCTGGCGGGAAAGAAAGTTGTGTTCGTCACTGGAAATGCCAAGAAACTAGAAGAG GTGGTGCAGATCCTGGGAGACAAGTTCCCCTGCCACTTGGTCCCACAGAAAATTGACc TGCCGGAATACCAAGGGGAACCAGATGAGATTTCCATCCAGAAATGCCGGGAAGCAGCCAGACAG GTCCAAGGGCCGGTCTTGGTGGAAGACACCTGCCTCTGCTTCAACGCCCTGGGTGGCCTCCCAGGCCCCTACAT AAAGTGGTTTCTGAAGAAGTTAAAGCCTGAAG GTCTCTACCAGCTGCTTGCGGGCTTTGAAGACAAGTCAGCTTATGCACTCTGTACATTTGCACTCAGCACTGGCCGGCCAGAAGATCCTGTACAGCTTTTCAGAGGCCAGACCTTT GGCCAGATCGTGGAGCCGCGAGGATGTCGAGACTTTGGTTGGGACCCTTGTTTCCAACCTGATGGCTACGATCAGAC GTATGCCGAGCTGCCCAAAGCCGTAAAGAACACCATTTCTCACCGATTCCGAGCCCTCCATGAGCTACAGAACTACTTCTTGCAGCCAGGCTCCCCCAGGGTTGAGGATGGAGTGCCACAGcgtggagaaggggagggagcagCGTGA